The segment TACTGATTGCTGATGACGAACCCGTTGCCCGGCGGGTGCTGATGGGATTTCTGGAAAAGGAAAAATACGAAGTGGTGGTGGCGGAAGACGGCCAGGCTGCGTTGAAGCTGCTCAGCGCGCCGGAGGCGCCGACGATTGCGATTCTTGACTGGATGATGCCCGGACTGAACGGGCTGCAGGTTTGCCGGCGGATTCGGACCACCAACCTCAAGATTCGACCCTATGTGATGATGGTGAGCGCGAAGAGCGGCGCGAACGACATCACCTCGGCGCTGGACGCGGGCGCGGACGACTACATTTCAAAACCTTTCAATCCGGGTGAACTGATGGCGCGGCTGCGGGTCGCGCGGCGCTCGATCGAGTATCAGGTCGAACTGCAGAACCACATCACGCAGCTCGAATCGCTCGCGCAGCGGTACAACCTGCTGGGCGAGATCGCGGCGGCGCAGAGTGCGCGGGCGCGCTCCGGCACGATGCCGCCGATTCCGGATCCGGACGCGGCGGATGCGAAGCTCGGCCCGGGCGGGGAGCGCATCGATGCGATCATGATCCGCTCGATTTCCGATCTTGGGCTTGGTCGCGCGGTGAAGGCGCAGATCGACCACGGGAACGTGCACCGGCCGCTGGCGTTCACGACGTGGGCCGGGGTGGTTTACCTGAAAGAGCAGGTTTGGATAGATCTGCTGCTTGAGGTGGACGCGGCGGCCGCAGGCGCGATGTTCCAAAAGATGCTGAAGCGCACCGCGGCGTCGCATCGTGAGACGCTGGATTTCCTCGCGGAGACGCAGACGATCATCAGCGCGGCGTTCCGCAACGAGGCGCAGAGCCGCGGCGGTGATGCGATCACGCCGATTCTGTCGCGGGCGTTGCGCACCGGCGAGGCGCATCATCGCGTCATGCCGGTGCCGCCGGAACGCGAGACGCACACGTACGCGCTGCAAGGCTACGCGGTCCGGCTTACGGTCGTGCGCCGCCCCGATTGCATCGAACTGAAGACAGCGGGACAGCTGTCGGAGTCGGACATCCTGGCCGAGCCGTTCCCGCCCCCGGAAGTGAGCGATCTGCCGCTGTTGAGCCAAGGCGTGGTGCTCAGCGATCGGTTCATCGAAAAACTGTCCTCGATGGCGGAGTCGGAGTTGAAGACGCTGCTGGTCCCGGTCATCCGGGCCTCGCCGCTGGCAAACTATTTCATGCACGGCGACGAGTGAGCGGGGAGGTAGGGACGGCTCTCCGAGCCGTCCGGGAAGTCGCCGATTGCTCGCGGACGCCACGAAGTGGCGTCCCTACCAATGAAGCCGCGTGAGGGAGGGCGCAGCAAGACTGCGCCCCGACCAAGCGAGGTTGTGCTGGAGCCGCGACGCCCTCGTCGCGGCAGCCGGAGCGGCGCAGCATGATGTAGCTGGGCTCGCTGAGCCCGGCCGGCCGGGGTCAACGACCCCGGCTACAACAAGGCCGACGCGACGGGGGCGTCGCGTCTGCAGAAGGGCGGCGAGGGTTGGCTCCGAAATTGGGCCCGGCGGGGTCGGGAGACTCCGCCCTACGCATCAGGCGGTTTCGAGAATCTTGTAGAGTCGGGCGACCATGGCGGTCGCGTCGTCGAGCAGGCCGGCACTGATCAGCGCGTTGTCGAGAATCTGTTCGGCAACGAGCTTGGCCTTATCCGGCGCAGCGGTGTGCGTTTCGAAGAGCCGCTTGATCACGGCCGAGCGCGGATTGATCTCGAGGTTCACGCGCAGCGGCGACTCGGCGCCATCCTTGTTCAGCGCCTTCATCATGCGGCGCATGTGCGGCGACATGAACTTGTCGGCATTCAGTGCGAGCGCCGGGGAATCGACGAGCCGATCGCTGGCTTTCACCTCGGCGACGCGCTCGCCCAGCGTGTCCTTCAGCCAGCTCGTGAGCTTCTTGGTGTCGTCCTCGCTCAGCGCGCCCTCGGGCTTCGGCAGGTCGGACAGCTTGACGTCGGCGTGATCGGCGGCAGTGAGCTTTTTGCCGTCGAACTCGCGCAGGCTGTTCATCACATACTCATCGACTGACTCGTAGCAGAAGAGCACCTCGAGATTGCGCGCCTTGAACCCTTCGAGATACGGGCCGCTTTCGATCGCCGCGCGGTTCGGGCCGAAGAGATAATAAATCTCCTTCTGCTCGCTGCCCATCCGGGTGACGTAGTCGGCGAGACTGGTGGTCTTGCCCTTCTCGGTCAGCGACGACTCGAACCGGAGCAGCTTCGCGAGCTGGTCCTTGTGCGTGAAGTCGACGGCGGCGCCCTCCTTCAGGAAGAAGCCAAACTCGGCGTAAAACTCGTTGTAGGCGTCGACGCGGTTCTTCGCCTCGTCCTCGAGAAATTTCAGGAAGCGCTTCGTGATGACCTTGTTCAGCTTCTCGATCAGCGCCTTGTCCTGCATCGTCTCGCGCGAGATGTTGAGCGGCAGGTCCTCGCTATCGACGACGCCCTTAAGGAACCGCAGCCACTCGGGGAGCAGGTGCTTGGGCTTGGCGTCGATCATCACCTTCCGGCAGTAGAGCGCGACCGACGGCTCGAGCCGCGAGAACCCGAGCTTTTCCGTGTTTTCCTTCGGTACGAACAGCAGCGCGTTGATCGCGAGCGGCGCGTCGGCGGAGAAGTGCAGCCGCAGCCGCGGCTCGTCGAACGCGTGCGCCTGGAACTTGTAGAACTCGGTGTATTCCTCGTCCTTGATCTCGTTTTTGTTGCGGAGCCACAGGGCCTGGACGGTGTTGACGCGCTTGCCGTTCAGGTTGATCGGGAACGACACGAACGCGCTGTAGCGCTCGAGGATCTCCTTGATCCGCCAGTCTTGGGAAAATTCCGAGCACTCGTCCTTCAGCTCGATCACGATCTTCGCGCCGCGGCGCTCGCCGCTGCTTTCCTCGATCGAATAGTTGCCGGCGCCTTCGCTGGTCCAGAGCTGGCCGGTTTCGTCTTTCCGCCACGAGTGCGTGTAGACCTTGACCGACTTGGCGACCATGAACGCGGAGTAGAAGCCGACGCCGAACTGGCCGATCAGACTGGTGTTCTTCTGCTCGCTTTCGGCCAGCGCCTTCAGAAACGCCTTGGAGCCGGAGTGCGCGATCGTGCCGAGATTCTCGACCAGCTCCTGCCGGGTCATGCCAATGCCAAAGTCCTGGATCGTGATCGTCTTCGCCTTGTCGTCGGTGGTGACGTTGATCTCCAGCGTGAGCGTGTCGTCGTAGATCTCCTTTTCCGTGAGCTGCAGGTGGCGCAGCTTCTCCAGTGCGTCGGAGGCGTTGGACACCAGCTCGCGCACGAAGATTTCCTTCTCCGTGTAGAGCGAGTGGGTGACAATATCGAGGAGCTGGGCGATCTCGGCCTGGAACTCGAATTTTTGCGGTGCCGTGGTGGACATGGGAGGGGAGTTGAGAGCTGAGGGTTGAGAGCTGAGAGCCGGAGGCCCTGAGCTTGTCGAAGGGCTGAGAGCTGAGCGTCTAGAGCTATAAAAGAAAAGAGCCCGCTAGTTTAGCGGCGGTGGGAAAAAATCAAGCAGCAGGATGGGAAGGCCAAAGCAGCGTCGGCCGCACGTGGCACGCACATCCTGCCCGTGGCGGGTGCGGTTGACCTGGCGCCTACGGGCGAGACGTGGCCACAAACCCCACGGGCGGGACGCCTGGGCCACGTTGGCGGCCGGGAACGCGCCGGCGATTCGCCTGTCCGCGGCGCGCCCCATGAAGCCCACCAAAGTGTGGAAAGGCCACTCGTATCCGCTCGGCGCCACCTGGACCGGCTCCGGCGTCAACTTCAGCCTCTTTTCCGAAAACGCCACCGGCGTGGAGCTGTGCCTCTTCGACCAGCTCGGCGAGCCGGAGACCGCGCGGATCAAGCTCACCGAGCGCAGTGATCAGGTGTGGCATTGTTTTCTGCCGGAGATCCGGCCCGGCCAACTCTACGGCTATCGCGTCGACGGTCCCTACGAGCCGCTCAAGGGCCATCGGTTCAACCGGAACAAGCTCCTGATCGACCCCTACGCGAAGGCGATCGCGGGCCAAGTGCAGTGGTCGGACGAGATGTTCAGCTACACGATCGGGCACGCGGACGGCGATCTCTCGTTCGATGCGCGCGACAACGCCGTGCTGATG is part of the Opitutus terrae PB90-1 genome and harbors:
- the htpG gene encoding molecular chaperone HtpG yields the protein MSTTAPQKFEFQAEIAQLLDIVTHSLYTEKEIFVRELVSNASDALEKLRHLQLTEKEIYDDTLTLEINVTTDDKAKTITIQDFGIGMTRQELVENLGTIAHSGSKAFLKALAESEQKNTSLIGQFGVGFYSAFMVAKSVKVYTHSWRKDETGQLWTSEGAGNYSIEESSGERRGAKIVIELKDECSEFSQDWRIKEILERYSAFVSFPINLNGKRVNTVQALWLRNKNEIKDEEYTEFYKFQAHAFDEPRLRLHFSADAPLAINALLFVPKENTEKLGFSRLEPSVALYCRKVMIDAKPKHLLPEWLRFLKGVVDSEDLPLNISRETMQDKALIEKLNKVITKRFLKFLEDEAKNRVDAYNEFYAEFGFFLKEGAAVDFTHKDQLAKLLRFESSLTEKGKTTSLADYVTRMGSEQKEIYYLFGPNRAAIESGPYLEGFKARNLEVLFCYESVDEYVMNSLREFDGKKLTAADHADVKLSDLPKPEGALSEDDTKKLTSWLKDTLGERVAEVKASDRLVDSPALALNADKFMSPHMRRMMKALNKDGAESPLRVNLEINPRSAVIKRLFETHTAAPDKAKLVAEQILDNALISAGLLDDATAMVARLYKILETA
- a CDS encoding response regulator transcription factor encodes the protein MKILIADDEPVARRVLMGFLEKEKYEVVVAEDGQAALKLLSAPEAPTIAILDWMMPGLNGLQVCRRIRTTNLKIRPYVMMVSAKSGANDITSALDAGADDYISKPFNPGELMARLRVARRSIEYQVELQNHITQLESLAQRYNLLGEIAAAQSARARSGTMPPIPDPDAADAKLGPGGERIDAIMIRSISDLGLGRAVKAQIDHGNVHRPLAFTTWAGVVYLKEQVWIDLLLEVDAAAAGAMFQKMLKRTAASHRETLDFLAETQTIISAAFRNEAQSRGGDAITPILSRALRTGEAHHRVMPVPPERETHTYALQGYAVRLTVVRRPDCIELKTAGQLSESDILAEPFPPPEVSDLPLLSQGVVLSDRFIEKLSSMAESELKTLLVPVIRASPLANYFMHGDE